A single genomic interval of Brevibacillus brevis harbors:
- the dnaI gene encoding primosomal protein DnaI: MESISEFMQELAKRTPRQLLTPDQQLDKMFRSSAYLKAFQQEHPALTRDDYLRSLSNIYTAVKEQYWCERCPGLGECPNLVKGHSTQLELAHQHIISSMTPCSKQLSHEEEIRRRRLMRSYYVSEETLNASFEGLVIDSGNFATVDAAIQFCEKVGTGERVKGLYLHGPFGVGKSYIMGAIGRELSERNVASLLVYVPDFIREMKDSISDQSYAGKLELLKEVPVLILDDIGAENLTPWVRDEILGVILNQRANNHLPTLFTSNYSLSELQEHLSISNGNRIEQTKAARIMERIRHFVDVYEILRENHRS, translated from the coding sequence GTGGAATCTATCAGTGAGTTCATGCAAGAGCTCGCCAAACGAACGCCGCGTCAGTTGCTGACACCGGATCAGCAGTTAGATAAAATGTTCCGTTCGTCAGCCTATTTAAAAGCATTTCAACAAGAGCATCCCGCATTGACCAGGGACGATTACCTTCGCTCGCTCTCCAACATCTATACGGCAGTAAAGGAGCAGTATTGGTGTGAGCGTTGTCCGGGTCTTGGCGAATGCCCGAATTTGGTCAAGGGACATAGCACGCAATTGGAACTGGCACACCAACATATTATCAGCTCGATGACGCCCTGCTCCAAGCAACTGTCGCACGAGGAAGAGATTCGCCGCCGCCGATTGATGCGAAGCTATTACGTATCCGAAGAGACCTTGAACGCGAGCTTTGAGGGCTTGGTCATTGACTCCGGGAATTTTGCTACTGTAGATGCCGCGATTCAGTTCTGTGAAAAAGTCGGAACAGGCGAGCGGGTAAAAGGACTTTATCTGCACGGTCCGTTTGGGGTTGGAAAAAGCTACATCATGGGTGCAATTGGTCGTGAGCTCTCGGAGCGCAACGTCGCTTCCTTGCTGGTTTATGTGCCTGACTTTATCCGGGAGATGAAGGATTCCATCTCGGATCAATCGTACGCGGGCAAGCTGGAGCTGCTGAAAGAAGTACCGGTATTGATCCTCGATGATATCGGCGCGGAGAACTTGACTCCATGGGTTCGTGACGAGATTTTGGGGGTTATATTGAATCAGCGGGCAAACAACCATTTGCCTACGCTGTTTACTTCGAATTACTCACTGAGTGAACTGCAAGAGCATTTGTCTATCTCCAACGGAAATCGGATCGAACAAACAAAAGCGGCTCGCATCATGGAGCGAATCCGCCATTTTGTCGACGTGTATGAAATTTTACGCGAGAACCACCGTTCCTAG
- the nrdR gene encoding transcriptional regulator NrdR, with protein MRCPFCEYNGTRVLDSRPFNHNKSIRRRRECEACERRFTTFEMVEETPLLIVKKDGTREEFSRDKILRGLVRACEKRPVPLEVLENVVNDIEKELRSCGQAEIPSNDVGEKVMERLYHVDEVAYVRFASVYRQFKDINVFMKELEELLAQARSSSFPKE; from the coding sequence ATGCGTTGTCCATTTTGCGAATATAATGGGACCAGAGTCCTGGATTCACGTCCTTTCAATCATAATAAATCCATTCGTCGTCGCCGTGAGTGCGAAGCCTGCGAGCGCCGTTTTACTACCTTTGAAATGGTAGAAGAAACACCTTTGTTAATTGTGAAAAAGGACGGAACACGCGAGGAATTCAGTCGAGACAAGATATTGCGTGGGTTGGTGCGTGCTTGCGAAAAGCGTCCTGTACCGTTGGAAGTGCTTGAAAATGTAGTGAACGACATTGAAAAAGAACTGCGTAGCTGCGGGCAAGCAGAGATCCCGAGTAATGACGTTGGGGAGAAGGTCATGGAGCGTTTATACCATGTCGATGAGGTCGCCTATGTGCGATTCGCCTCTGTATACCGTCAATTCAAAGATATCAATGTATTTATGAAAGAGCTGGAAGAGCTATTGGCACAAGCGCGAAGCAGCTCGTTTCCAAAAGAATAG
- a CDS encoding replication initiation and membrane attachment family protein, whose translation MRRLVWNELLPKDRYLVRMARPIGFAEMGFVTQLYLPIIGVESYALYQLLVHGVQEVSGASSEGTHRSLMLTTSLSLDRLLDARERLEAIGLVEVRRRENQQRDYYYEYLIKPPLSPAEFFADYVLSLMLLNKIENVRYSQLRQHYADTLGSQLDQEYSIVENVTKDFHDVFQSLKPSELEVKKGSERDQFLTEMDTSFPQAPMKSGYEAQVNHSLSVSSLRLYLPDNADSVKVLEGKSMELLFSLCHFYQLDSWGMGQELRDWTLYKSDRSLDGEVLRKRLVQRYTEDKLYRTAPATDTTEDGFGPGRLPEPGSEAFIRACRQLSPVTLLEKVVGGRISKVFLERAETLVFADGMQPEVVNALLLHTLASMQMELPKAYMETIRDSWKAKRIATVDEAVKQILERADQRAQTAEKAKTGKKESAPVRRNGRAILQDKLPASVEWQLSQEKNASDAEKKQSIQDFPDLQKRLETLRKRK comes from the coding sequence ATGCGTCGTTTAGTTTGGAACGAGTTGTTGCCGAAGGATCGTTATCTGGTGCGGATGGCAAGACCGATTGGCTTTGCCGAAATGGGCTTTGTTACGCAGCTATATTTGCCGATCATCGGTGTCGAATCGTACGCTCTCTACCAACTGCTCGTCCATGGCGTGCAGGAAGTGAGCGGAGCCTCCTCGGAGGGGACCCATCGCAGTTTGATGCTGACGACTTCGCTTTCTCTGGATCGGCTATTGGATGCGCGTGAACGTCTGGAGGCTATCGGGCTAGTCGAGGTGCGCCGCAGGGAAAATCAGCAGCGTGACTATTATTACGAGTATTTGATCAAACCGCCGCTTAGTCCGGCTGAATTTTTTGCAGACTATGTACTGTCGTTGATGTTGTTAAACAAAATCGAAAACGTTCGCTATTCGCAATTGCGCCAGCATTATGCAGATACGCTTGGCAGTCAGTTGGATCAAGAATACTCCATTGTGGAAAACGTCACGAAAGACTTCCATGATGTGTTCCAGTCGTTGAAACCATCGGAGCTGGAAGTGAAAAAAGGATCGGAGCGCGATCAGTTTTTAACCGAGATGGACACCAGCTTCCCGCAAGCGCCGATGAAATCTGGCTACGAGGCACAGGTCAACCATTCGTTGAGTGTATCGTCACTGCGCTTGTACTTGCCGGATAATGCCGACTCGGTCAAAGTTTTAGAGGGCAAGAGCATGGAGCTGTTGTTCTCGCTTTGCCATTTCTATCAGTTGGACAGCTGGGGGATGGGGCAGGAGCTGCGTGATTGGACGCTATACAAATCGGATCGGAGTTTGGACGGAGAAGTTTTGCGCAAGCGTTTGGTACAACGCTACACAGAAGACAAGCTGTACCGAACGGCGCCTGCAACGGACACGACAGAGGATGGCTTTGGACCTGGTCGCTTGCCAGAGCCAGGCAGTGAAGCCTTTATTCGTGCTTGTCGCCAGTTATCTCCGGTGACCCTGCTGGAAAAAGTCGTCGGTGGCAGAATCAGCAAGGTGTTTTTGGAACGGGCTGAAACGCTTGTATTTGCGGATGGGATGCAGCCGGAAGTCGTCAATGCGCTTTTGCTCCATACGCTAGCCAGCATGCAAATGGAGCTGCCAAAAGCGTACATGGAGACGATTCGTGACAGTTGGAAAGCGAAGCGGATCGCGACAGTTGACGAGGCAGTCAAGCAGATCCTCGAACGTGCGGATCAACGGGCACAAACAGCCGAGAAGGCTAAAACGGGCAAGAAGGAATCGGCCCCTGTCAGACGCAACGGTAGAGCTATCTTGCAGGACAAGCTACCAGCTTCTGTCGAGTGGCAGTTGTCGCAGGAAAAAAACGCATCCGACGCTGAAAAGAAACAGTCCATTCAGGATTTTCCAGACTTGCAGAAAAGACTGGAAACCTTGCGAAAACGGAAATAA
- a CDS encoding YdcF family protein has protein sequence MKNRTINAQRPCWRGIWIVFGSVMLLGLIWSGYNWYRIEQTIEKANARHASVGIVLGAAVWGEGPSPGLRERLEQAVTLYEEGYVSKLLVTGGLGEGKTITEAAVSRNYLVAKGIPEEDILLESKSTSTYENLLYGQQILEEHHIQDALIISHDYHLARAMVMADSLGIVASPVGTTSHVLFGPYHKAREVLALTYWELSRLFTQVLGTVVLA, from the coding sequence ATGAAAAATCGAACGATAAACGCACAGCGTCCTTGCTGGCGCGGGATATGGATAGTCTTTGGGAGTGTCATGCTGCTCGGTCTGATATGGTCGGGCTACAACTGGTATCGTATCGAACAGACGATTGAGAAAGCCAACGCACGACACGCAAGCGTCGGCATTGTCCTCGGTGCAGCAGTCTGGGGTGAGGGACCTAGTCCTGGTCTGCGCGAACGTCTCGAACAGGCGGTGACCCTGTATGAAGAAGGCTATGTATCGAAGCTGTTGGTCACAGGCGGCCTGGGTGAAGGCAAAACGATCACGGAAGCTGCTGTAAGCAGAAATTACTTAGTGGCCAAAGGAATTCCCGAAGAGGACATTTTGCTAGAAAGCAAGTCTACCAGCACATACGAAAACCTGCTGTACGGCCAGCAGATCTTGGAGGAACATCATATTCAAGACGCCCTGATCATCAGCCACGACTATCATTTAGCCCGTGCAATGGTCATGGCTGATTCACTGGGAATTGTCGCCTCACCTGTAGGGACGACGTCACACGTCCTGTTTGGACCGTATCATAAGGCGAGAGAAGTACTCGCACTCACGTATTGGGAGCTCTCTCGCCTCTTTACACAAGTACTAGGAACGGTGGTTCTCGCGTAA
- a CDS encoding HD-GYP domain-containing protein, whose amino-acid sequence MRLVSLKHLQPGMKLGRTVFTDDGKVLLGTGMQLTERLISGLERAGVDSVYIDDPRTNDIVVEEVIRPQTRQVAVEAIEKTIKQITNSNKLARKISLKEMGLHFQRAFSSILDDLMQNKQMVGHLTTISSHSPSLYHHSVNVAVLATAVGMSLGYNRTQLINLGVGAMLHDIGKVSLPEELLLKTERWTDEEKEIAKQHTMLGFNLLRKQHDISLLSAHVCLQHHERLNGSGYPQGLSGKQIHEFAQIVGLCDIYDSLTSPRPWRKRYMPQDAVEYLLGSGGTLFEHHLVNAFIKHIAIFPIGSSVVLNTGEVGVVSRVDPDYSHRPTVRVLKDGRGNDVPSPYDLDLKANIRLFIVGFEDDDLFNVNSLEESPTSS is encoded by the coding sequence ATGCGTTTAGTATCTTTAAAGCACCTACAGCCAGGAATGAAATTGGGACGTACGGTCTTCACAGATGATGGAAAGGTGCTACTTGGAACCGGTATGCAATTAACGGAGCGACTCATCTCCGGATTAGAGCGAGCTGGTGTTGATTCGGTGTATATCGATGATCCCCGCACCAATGACATCGTTGTGGAAGAAGTAATTCGCCCGCAAACCAGACAAGTAGCTGTGGAAGCCATCGAGAAGACGATCAAACAAATTACAAACTCAAACAAGCTGGCCCGGAAAATTTCTTTAAAAGAAATGGGCCTTCATTTTCAGCGTGCCTTTAGTTCTATTTTGGACGACCTGATGCAAAACAAGCAAATGGTTGGACATTTGACGACGATCTCTTCTCATTCGCCATCCCTATACCATCACTCCGTGAATGTGGCCGTGCTGGCGACTGCTGTGGGCATGTCTCTGGGCTACAATCGCACACAGCTCATAAACCTAGGGGTAGGCGCCATGCTGCACGATATTGGCAAAGTGAGCCTGCCTGAAGAGCTGTTGCTAAAAACAGAGCGTTGGACGGACGAAGAGAAGGAAATCGCCAAACAGCACACGATGCTTGGCTTTAATTTGTTGCGAAAGCAGCATGACATCTCGCTTTTGTCAGCACACGTCTGCTTGCAGCACCATGAACGGCTAAATGGAAGCGGCTATCCACAGGGATTATCCGGCAAACAAATTCACGAATTTGCACAAATCGTCGGTCTCTGTGATATTTATGACTCATTAACTTCCCCACGTCCATGGCGTAAGCGGTACATGCCACAGGATGCTGTCGAGTACCTGCTAGGCTCTGGCGGTACGCTGTTCGAGCATCATCTCGTAAATGCCTTTATCAAGCACATTGCTATCTTCCCGATTGGAAGCAGCGTCGTTTTGAATACCGGAGAAGTCGGGGTAGTGAGTCGGGTTGATCCAGACTATTCGCATCGTCCCACTGTACGAGTGTTAAAGGACGGCCGAGGAAACGATGTTCCTAGCCCTTATGACCTCGATCTCAAGGCGAACATCCGACTGTTTATTGTCGGCTTTGAAGATGATGATCTGTTTAACGTGAACTCATTAGAAGAATCTCCTACTTCATCGTAA